aaaaaataacagcaaTTACTTCagttaaaataaagatagGTTCATTGGTATTCTTATCTAATTCTATATATGATGGaacttttttcaaaggaAAGAATTTGGCATAAATACCTCCATCATTGAATTCCTTATCTTCGGGGTCAATTATTTCAACTGgcaaattaaattttttaaccaaTGCAATTGGAACCCGAGGTCTAACTCTTTGGTTTGCATATAAAATTCTTCTTGTTTCTGACATGTGTTGTGTTGTgtggttttattttattttattttaatttaatttaatttaatttctaCTATGGTAAgttataaacaataatttatttctatGAGGGTTTAATTGACAAAGAGAggatatataaatatattttctaatttttgtaaaaaatagaaaaaaaaaaaggggagGAGAGGGGGGAAAGTAGGATATATTCGGACTAgctataataatatattctcGGACATTAAGAATggaatcattttttttttatttatttatttatattttctatgTAATTAAAATTCCATTGtgatattatataaatcatTGCTTTGATTAACGTTTTTATTACATTTAACATTCAATCGtagaaaaataatctttttttgtttgtttactTTAACAAAATTCTATCATATTAACCTATTATTTATACCtgtaattataatttatcaTTCTTAATAAtccttttctcttttcttttttctttttgaggttttattttgtcttgttttgttttgttttgttttgtctTTTCTTGTCTTGTCTTTTCTTGTCTTGTCTTGTCTTgcttttttcctcttcgCATATCTTTTAAACAATGTAACAGCAACAATTGTTTCGACTCATTTTATACATTTAAAGCTGCCTaacctttttcttttcttttcccccGTTTGTTTATTAGCAACCTTTTTAATTCTGTTTCCTATATTTTTCCATCAagttatataataataaaaaaaccaaCAATATAGAAACCCTCCCATCTGATGtcaaataacaattatactcctactactactgcttataataataataaatcaaaagatATGAATATTACTAATATGATCCATATATCTGgtaatgctaataataccaataccaatcctaaaattattgataactccaataataaaaaggataaCGAAAACATTTCTaccaaaacaattaaaacttCTAAACAATTTTTGATTGTACCAGATACTACGGAAAAAAGTAAATCTTTACAACAACTAGGCCTAGAATGTATATCTCCAGGTTTACCAACtactaaaataaatgatGAAATGTTTAATAGACTAAAATATATTGCCAAAGAACAAAGGGAAACTATAGCTAAACAAACTGGTATTCAACAATCAAATAACTTAGGTGATGTCGATGTCACTAGTACTGGTGGCAATACCAGAAATACCGCACCTGATACAAACTCACccaccaataataaatccaaCGTTAATAGTGATAGTAACAATGATAGTGCTTCCAGTACTACAAGCAATACCCCATTTCCAACTCTATCTTCTAACAACAATAGAAGTTCATTAAAAAGATCAAGGATCCCTCCGCCTATAAACATAAAAGGGATAGATAATGAAACTTTAACAACGACTAATGATAGCACTATGCTTAATCCCAAAAGTGCACCACCAGCTTATGCTGCACAATATTCCAACACTTATATTACTAAAACGGCCAATACTAAAAATCACACGTACTATAAGAATATTGCTGCTCAATCACAGCCACAAGGACCTATAGTAAAATACTTGGGTCAATTTAAAAGGCAGAAGTTGGATGATACAGttgctaataatactaatgtttttattgaagGTAAACAATTTAGTATTACTGCCACCGATAAGAACAACAACCTATTACAAAACCCTTCTTTAAATACCACCTATTCAGCAGCATCAACAACATTTCCTTATCCATACCACAACCAACAATATCATTCTCAGCTTCATCCATTGACGGCAAATAATACttcaaacaattttaataataataataatatccaaCAACCCATTATTCCTGTGCCTACTCcatatctttattatccACCGTACTATCCACTTTATAATGCAATCCCACCTCCTTTATTAACAGCATTACCGCCTCAACAAACAACGGCAACGCCATTTATCCAATTACAACCACTGCCACATAATACTTTAAGTACATTTCAACAATATCAAAAGTCCATACCACAAGCCCCGGCAGCTACACCATCTTATTATTCTTTGGCAGATACAGCCAATAATGGTGCTGTCGATAAAAACACTTATTCGGACAGCGGTAATAACGCCGTTAAAAATCCTAATAGTAGTGCTACGACCTCAACACCAATTAATGCCACCTCACAACAATCGTGTGCTAATATAAATGGTAAAACTTATAATGTTAATAAAGTTCACGCAGATGAAggaaacaaaatattaaataattctCATACCtccaacaaaaaagaaaaagagaaggaaatgaatgatgatgatgatgaagtaaaagaagaaaagaatgTTGGTATCAATAACACTGCCAAAACAGTTAGTACAACACCTATATATGGtgaaatcaaaatttttgacGATGTATTTTCATTTCAGTTTGAAAAATCGGATATGACATCAAATTCATACGCACACGTTATCATAactgataatgataatccTTCTAAggttaaaaatgaaagaaatctttataatttattggataagaaaaaatttttaaagatttgtGATAAAATCTGGGATGAAGTTATTACTTTGGACAATAAAAGGGACAGAAAACTATTAGACAATTGTGACACTGTGAATTATAATGCTAGTAATATTGACGACGTTGATGTTGccgttaaaaaaaaacacattGGAACAACAGTTATGCCAGCTGAACAAAATACTATTGCATGTAGCGATGGAAGTAATCTCAGCAAAATCGCTAGAagtgataatgataataattttgctAAGAGTACACAGCATTCAGAAActaataaagataatgatattaagCAAGAAGAACACGAAGTTGGCCCTGATGATAATGTtggtaaaaatagaaagcagtgtgataaaaatgatattgttgacaacaatgaaaataatgttaaTGATGCTCCTATTGTAAACGAAAAGCCCGAGAATGACAAAAATATAGGCATTTTTAACGACAAACGAAGTAATGAAGGGGAAAAATCCttattggaaaataattaGCAAGCACTTTTAGATAAGTAGCACTCTGACACTATTAAAGCTATTACGAAGCAATTATTTtaagtaaaaatatttatttaatttactttagagcattttaatatttaaaaaaaaaaaaaaatcatggCAATCATTACTCTTTTCTTTGCCATAAAAACTGTTATTCCCTCTTCTCCAttaatgtatatatagataATATGCACGTAACTAATCAGTGTGATAAAATGGAGAAATATAggataatagtaataatagaacCTTAGCTCTTGTATATTAAACGACAATCAATGTGTCATCGACATGTCATTATGATAAATCAAGCTCTAGATGCATATAATTCCACGTTTGAAAACgaaatttggaaatattaaaattatacattaaaataattgactaaagataaaataaaagggaaaataaaaaaaaaactaaactaaaataaatgctttatataaaaaaactgttAGTGAATAGTcccaagaaaaaaaaaatttgctTTATGCATCACAAAGGTCACACATCATGCCTTATGGGAAGCAACTTTAGCCTTATCACCAGGCTtttctttgaaaatattcttttcaGCTTCATGTCTTTCCTTTCTTGGTCCACTCCaccattttttaacatCTAAAACACTTTTGAGGGACCATACTTTAACTCTCATAATATAGTAACAGATTAACATAGCAAAGTAATTGAAAGCAATATAAGCCCACAAAAACCCAAAATTTCTCCATCTGTAATCCCACTTAACATTATATTGCTCAACAACCTGATCTTGAACAGAATATGGACAATACTCACATTGTGCAGTCGCATCGCCATTGGTCAAATAACCAGTGTTATTATTCACGTATGTATCTAAAAATTCACCACATGTCTGACCACTGGGTGGATCCATAACCTTAAACTCATTTTTAGAACAAATAACTTTCTTCCCGTGGACCAATGGCGCAACTAAAGACTGAACAACATATGTGAATGGCGAAACATTGTACATAAATCTTCTCCAAAACCCTGGCATCTTATTTCTTGGTTGTAAAATACCACAGAATAACAACATTGCTGCAAACAAGTTAGAGTTAATCATAGAAGCCGATGGAACATCCggtgaaaaatataaaatccATGTACCATAGCTGACAAAATACATTGGGAACATAATAAcataaatcaaaaagaaGTACCCAGCGTGCGATGCTCTACCATTAAATTGTCCTGGCCAGTAATAACAGATGTAACATAAAAATTCACAAATAGAAGACCAAGCAGTTTCCATAACTGTATgacataataataaggcAGACCAATGGAATGTGTTAGAGGCAGCTTCTCTTACTTCAAACAATTCTCTCGAATCATAGGCAAAAACATGCAATTGATTGATCATAGCAACAGCgattaacaacaacatgAAAATAGAGGAAAAGGCCTCGGTAGCTCCCGCAATAGAATGATTCACACCAACATATGATAGACCAACAAACAAAGCACAAGAACAACATTCTAAGAATTTGGCTCTAATATAAATTGGTGATCTCCAAAATTGTAAATTGGTTCTCCACATAACAACCTTTAACTGAGTCACATAACTAGCGGCAAATCTACCAGACAATTCTTTATCATCAGTAACCGGCCTGACAGATAGCCTAGCGTGTAAGTCTTCCACTTCTTGTTTAGCTGCTTTACATTCTGGAGATCCAAGCCACAATTCATTCCAATCAGAATTAGCATTAGCAGTGGCACCCGCACCAATACAGTTCAAAATATACTCAGCAGGATTCTCAGAGACACCACATTTTACACCAGATTGACGCTCAAAGTAAGATAATAAAGTAGACGAATTTGGTCCAATGTCCCCAAAATAAACCATCTTACCACCctttttcaacaacaataatctATCAAATTGTTCAAATAATGTAGCAGAAGGTTGGTGAATAGTACATAAAATAGATTGTCCAGAATCGGCCAAGGCTCTCATAAATTGGACAATGGACCATGCAGATTGCGAATCCAAACCGGAGGTGGGTTCAtccaaaaacaacaacaacgaaGGTTTTGCCACTAACTCCACACCAATAGACAACTTTTTCCTTTGTTCAACATTTAACCCTCTACCAGTCTTACCAACATAGGCTTCAGCATAATTTTGCATACCcaacaaataaatgattttttcaaCATAATCATACTTGTCTTCTAATGGAACAGAGGATGGTTGTCTTAATTCAGCAGCAAACCTCAAAGACTCTCTAACCGTTAATTCGGCCATATGGTTATCAGCTTGGGCAACATAACCACACGAACGATTGAACGAAGCTGGTAATGGTTTGGCGTTAACCAACATGTCACCATTGATAGTACCCATGGTAATTCTTTGAGCCAAAGTATTCAACAAGGTGGTTTTACCTGCCCCAGATTCCCCCATCAAAGCAGTCATCTTACCAGGCTTGACGTAACCGAAAACATTGTCCAACAAAACTCTGGTAGAGCCATCATATGGAATAATATACGTCAAGTTATTCCAAGTGAAAACATCCTTGTTAGCAATAACTTCGTGCAAATCAACATCTGGTCCATTCAATGCAGCCATCATTTCCTCCCTACTAGCAACTTTGGCATCTGCGTTTTCAGTACCCATCTCTGGCATGTGTCCCCTcttgtataataataaatcaccACCACCAGCTAATGGTTTCACATATTCACTCATAATCACATTCATCACAATATATCCAAAAGTCCAAACAATGTTGACACCCCAGTCTCTCCAAGCATGTTTATACTTGTAATGGTAAcctttcaaaatataagtGTCACCAGAAACATATTTACTACCTGCAACAGACCCAAATGCATTACAAATTTGGTTGTCAATGGAAACATTTTCATAACCAGGCCCACTAGGAATTAAACTAGAACACAGCATCTCTCTGCCATGAAATTCGGTAGACATTAACGATTCGTACGCATAACTCAATGGATTCAAGTAATGGAACCATCTAATCCAATGATGCATATCACCAATGGGCAAAACAAAACCAGCATATACACACAACATCAAAACCCATAAACCACCAATAGCATGTGCAGTTCCACCATCCTTAGTCAAAGTAGCAaccaatttgaaaataaaagaggTACATTGTTGAACGGTAAATAGATATAGTAAGTATTGGAAATATGAACCTGCGTCCCATTTCAATTTAGGAATCCAGTATGTGACTAAACTCAACATAAGAACAGCAAGAAATTTAACTGGAGCTTCAGTGAAAATTTCTTGCAATGATTCAGCTGAGGTATGGTACATGGAATAGGTCTTGTGCTTGACAATAATAGGCCTTGTGGCAAACGAGTTGGCAATTTCAGCTAAAGAAGTAAcagaacaaaataataaaacataaaataacaaaccACCACGTGAATACGCACCTTCAGTCGTAGACTGACTTTTGGGATCAATCTGCCAAAACATAGAACCGACAACTAAACCTTTAATCAAAAACGAAGATAGATACACTTTGGTATATGTCATATCACCCTTAGTTCTTTGAAACCCTCTTATCATACAATACCACACTTGCTGCCAGAAATTGGCAACATATTGCGATTTTTGACTCTCAAACTTCTGCTTCCTTTGTGCTGTTGCCTCTTCTAACCTCTTTCTGGTTTCATCAGCTGGATGTGCACTGACATAATCGTCATACATCTGCAAAGCTTCTTGGTAGTCGGGAGAGTTCAACCAATAGTCAACAAACTCTTGTGAGTTTTTGGCAACTTTATCTTCAAAGCCAGGTTTAATTTCTAAGGTTCTATTGTCAAAATCAACAGTCACGGATGTTAAAAATTCCGGAGAAGTCATTCTTGATGGTTTGACCCACCCCATCTTCTCAAAATAAGCAACCGCCTTTTCCGCTGGTCCAAAGTAAATTTGTTTACCGTTGTACAAAACGGTGgttttatcaaataaagtataaatattttcaccAGCTTGGTAAATAGCAACAACGGCAGAATTATTAGACATGTTGGTGGCTGTTCTGATAGCTTGAGCAAATTCCAACGCAGTCGAGGCATCTAAACCCCTTGTGGCATTATCCCACGAATAAATAGATGCATTCATAGCCAAAGCTTCCACCAATGACACTCTCTTACGTTCACCACCAGAAACACCTCTAACAAAATCATTACCAACATTGGTAGCATAAGTATGTCTCAACCCAAAAACAGTACACCATAGATCTCTCATAGAATTCACATACTCAGTTTTCGACATCCCATCAACTCTAATACGTGGTGTTTTACATTTCAACGCAAAATCAATCGTCTCCTTGACCGTAATACGTGGGAAATGGAAATCTAATTCAGGACAGTAGATGACATACCCCTTAAATCTACTCATCATTTCATGTTGGTCCAAACCATCATATGAAAATTCACCTTCAACAGAAACCAACTCGGCGGTCTCACCAGAGATACATTTTAACAGTGTGGAACAACCAGCACCAGGTCtaccaacaacaaataacaTCTCCCCACTTTCAACAACACCAACCATATTTTGGATAATCTTTCTCAAGGGAACTGcattttttctattaaacAATTTCCCAGGCCAAGAAGCCCATCCTCGGACCATTTCCGACACACTTGGACCATAAGCAGCAGAAGCATCGATACCAATGGCTGTTAGGTCCTTAAATGCAACACCAGAATCACCGGGAATAATACCTTGGTCCAATTGATGCTGTCTTAAATAATctaataattgttttaaatcaaaatctAGCCCCTCTCTAACCTCGAAACTTTCCAATTGTTTCTTGGTCTTGGTAGACAAGACACGAGCTAAAGATTCGATTTTTTGTGACCCGTTTTCTTCACTTAAAATATGGGTAATGTGCCTCGATAGTCGAGTATCAACATTTTGTAATTCCAAATCTGCAGGTTGCTTATGGGAATTGTTTTCGTTGGCATTGGCAGGCCACTCATAGGACTGAATAGAGTCTTGTAAAGAGGaaccatcatcatcatgGTTATCACTGTTACCAGTGTCTGTTGCCTTTGTCTTTAGAGACTTTTCATTAACGTCTTGACTAGAAAGACtcataattataattgtatttttattttctttgaatatctattaattttttttttttttttattattgtttttcctGTTCTTTTGGTTgtttactattattattattattattcttatttttatttttattattattttagaaAGAGAATGATAAttcattatcaaaaatagaaaatgtAGAACCTTATATACTAAGAGGTaatgaaagaaagaa
This Saccharomycodes ludwigii strain NBRC 1722 chromosome II, whole genome shotgun sequence DNA region includes the following protein-coding sequences:
- a CDS encoding uncharacterized protein (similar to Saccharomyces cerevisiae YPL058C | PDR12 | Pleiotropic Drug Resistance), whose amino-acid sequence is MSLSSQDVNEKSLKTKATDTGNSDNHDDDGSSLQDSIQSYEWPANANENNSHKQPADLELQNVDTRLSRHITHILSEENGSQKIESLARVLSTKTKKQLESFEVREGLDFDLKQLLDYLRQHQLDQGIIPGDSGVAFKDLTAIGIDASAAYGPSVSEMVRGWASWPGKLFNRKNAVPLRKIIQNMVGVVESGEMLFVVGRPGAGCSTLLKCISGETAELVSVEGEFSYDGLDQHEMMSRFKGYVIYCPELDFHFPRITVKETIDFALKCKTPRIRVDGMSKTEYVNSMRDLWCTVFGLRHTYATNVGNDFVRGVSGGERKRVSLVEALAMNASIYSWDNATRGLDASTALEFAQAIRTATNMSNNSAVVAIYQAGENIYTLFDKTTVLYNGKQIYFGPAEKAVAYFEKMGWVKPSRMTSPEFLTSVTVDFDNRTLEIKPGFEDKVAKNSQEFVDYWLNSPDYQEALQMYDDYVSAHPADETRKRLEEATAQRKQKFESQKSQYVANFWQQVWYCMIRGFQRTKGDMTYTKVYLSSFLIKGLVVGSMFWQIDPKSQSTTEGAYSRGGLLFYVLLFCSVTSLAEIANSFATRPIIVKHKTYSMYHTSAESLQEIFTEAPVKFLAVLMLSLVTYWIPKLKWDAGSYFQYLLYLFTVQQCTSFIFKLVATLTKDGGTAHAIGGLWVLMLCVYAGFVLPIGDMHHWIRWFHYLNPLSYAYESLMSTEFHGREMLCSSLIPSGPGYENVSIDNQICNAFGSVAGSKYVSGDTYILKGYHYKYKHAWRDWGVNIVWTFGYIVMNVIMSEYVKPLAGGGDLLLYKRGHMPEMGTENADAKVASREEMMAALNGPDVDLHEVIANKDVFTWNNLTYIIPYDGSTRVLLDNVFGYVKPGKMTALMGESGAGKTTLLNTLAQRITMGTINGDMLVNAKPLPASFNRSCGYVAQADNHMAELTVRESLRFAAELRQPSSVPLEDKYDYVEKIIYLLGMQNYAEAYVGKTGRGLNVEQRKKLSIGVELVAKPSLLLFLDEPTSGLDSQSAWSIVQFMRALADSGQSILCTIHQPSATLFEQFDRLLLLKKGGKMVYFGDIGPNSSTLLSYFERQSGVKCGVSENPAEYILNCIGAGATANANSDWNELWLGSPECKAAKQEVEDLHARLSVRPVTDDKELSGRFAASYVTQLKVVMWRTNLQFWRSPIYIRAKFLECCSCALFVGLSYVGVNHSIAGATEAFSSIFMLLLIAVAMINQLHVFAYDSRELFEVREAASNTFHWSALLLCHTVMETAWSSICEFLCYICYYWPGQFNGRASHAGYFFLIYVIMFPMYFVSYGTWILYFSPDVPSASMINSNLFAAMLLFCGILQPRNKMPGFWRRFMYNVSPFTYVVQSLVAPLVHGKKVICSKNEFKVMDPPSGQTCGEFLDTYVNNNTGYLTNGDATAQCEYCPYSVQDQVVEQYNVKWDYRWRNFGFLWAYIAFNYFAMLICYYIMRVKVWSLKSVLDVKKWWSGPRKERHEAEKNIFKEKPGDKAKVASHKA
- the DIG1 gene encoding Dig1p (similar to Saccharomyces cerevisiae YDR480W | DIG2 | Down-regulator of Invasive Growth (paralog of YPL049C | DIG1)) — its product is MSNNNYTPTTTAYNNNKSKDMNITNMIHISGNANNTNTNPKIIDNSNNKKDNENISTKTIKTSKQFLIVPDTTEKSKSLQQLGLECISPGLPTTKINDEMFNRLKYIAKEQRETIAKQTGIQQSNNLGDVDVTSTGGNTRNTAPDTNSPTNNKSNVNSDSNNDSASSTTSNTPFPTLSSNNNRSSLKRSRIPPPINIKGIDNETLTTTNDSTMLNPKSAPPAYAAQYSNTYITKTANTKNHTYYKNIAAQSQPQGPIVKYLGQFKRQKLDDTVANNTNVFIEGKQFSITATDKNNNLLQNPSLNTTYSAASTTFPYPYHNQQYHSQLHPLTANNTSNNFNNNNNIQQPIIPVPTPYLYYPPYYPLYNAIPPPLLTALPPQQTTATPFIQLQPLPHNTLSTFQQYQKSIPQAPAATPSYYSLADTANNGAVDKNTYSDSGNNAVKNPNSSATTSTPINATSQQSCANINGKTYNVNKVHADEGNKILNNSHTSNKKEKEKEMNDDDDEVKEEKNVGINNTAKTVSTTPIYGEIKIFDDVFSFQFEKSDMTSNSYAHVIITDNDNPSKVKNERNLYNLLDKKKFLKICDKIWDEVITLDNKRDRKLLDNCDTVNYNASNIDDVDVAVKKKHIGTTVMPAEQNTIACSDGSNLSKIARSDNDNNFAKSTQHSETNKDNDIKQEEHEVGPDDNVGKNRKQCDKNDIVDNNENNVNDAPIVNEKPENDKNIGIFNDKRSNEGEKSLLENN